aggtattgataacaaaaaacaaatttttggcgggacgaagtttgcccctctccattccagaggagggaggggtgtcatactatcttagaaacatttctcatacctcacatcccaaaattgtgcttgattagttatcgagttatgcagaagcttgtgtttgtgtgctcctgtaatttgtgtttcatttgtatggcatgggggggggagtgtttaaccaccatagaaacatttattgtttcCTAACCTAGAACtaaattggttccatttgcttgacagacccccccccctctgAAAGTTGGggggagtgttgaaccactttagaaatgttttttgatagtctccccctcagagagaggggaggagtgtctattcaccatggaaacgtttcgtgtcccctaaaacattcgcatgacaaatttggctccatttgcttgattagttttagaactatgcagaaatttgtctttcatttgtatggcacctcccccttatagaggggtggagtgtctaaccaccgtaaaaacatttattgcgccttaaaacctccacatgctcaatttggtttcatttgcttcattaattctcgatttatgcagaaatttgtgtttcatttgtatggcagcccccccttagagaggggggtggagagtccaaccatcatagaaacatttattgtaccttaaaacctcaatgtgcttaatttagtttcattttcctgattaattctcgagtaatgcagaaatttgtgtttcatttatatggcagcaccccctccctccccctaagagagaggggaggagagtctaacaatcatagaaacatttattgcaccctgaaacctcaatGTGCtttatttagtttcatttgcctgattgattctcgagtaatgcagaaatttgtgtttcatttgtatagcagccccccctaagagagtagggaggagtatctaaccaccttagaaacatttattgcaccctaaaacctccacatgccaaatttatattcatttgcttgattaattctcgagtaatgcaaaaatttgtgtttcatttgtatggcagcccccctcagagGGTGGGGGtgtagagtctaaccaccatagaatcatttgaaacatccatatgccaaattttgtttcttttgcttgattaattcccgagcaatgtagaaatttgtgtttaatttgtatggcagccccccccttagagaggggggagggatctcaaactatcacgaaaaccttccccgaccccaaaaacccctacataccaattttcatgttgatcggttcagtaatttctgagtccataagaatcagacagacaaacagacacacagacagacagacagacagacagacagacagaaatccatttatatatatatagatttttacggaatcacatgttttaaaagattataaaatacaccatctattggtgtcaatgcgcccctcatttgagctaacttacAATCGATCACCAGtagattatttcgcacgtatttagaccttttttggattataacacttacaaatattgtaaacatcattcttgcacaccatttgtatcagatttacatagcaaaaccattaaattaacgtattttgatgaactcaattctgatcacgagttgtccaattcaatgatgttattttgtccacatgatttctatggtaaACGCTTGGCGCGccacagtttgtttattgtgtccttcgcggataacagaaataaagtttctctgggttgagtgtgttgagggttacacttttaaaatgcccaagaaaaggaaatattctgaagaaagcctaaattatgaatggatcaatatgatgacagtaaactcaagcaatgataaatgctaCATCTGcatgtgaattcgaatgttttcattcaatcattgctgatttctaaaaccggcaaaccatgatcattttttgggcaaaccatgatcagaggtggtcaaaccatgatcatgattcctctttaaggaaaatcgttaaaaacataaaaacatgaataatttcaacaccttatggtagtattaacaactagagacttggggcttttcaacaaacccaaactcgtatcgggTATGTGTAATTTTCATGAACAAAAATCgttttgcatttactagtagcGTAAAAAcatcccaaatcggacaaaccaagatcatttaccctactcaaTGTCTTTGTAGACTAGACCCGGGGCAGAACTAATAACGATAACATTACATTTTAATTTGATTTCGAATTCAACTGGAAACGAGTACAATAATCACAACGGTTCAATCTCGATGTCGCTCGCTGTTCATCACCATCACGCTTAGTGAGCAATTAATGTTGCAACACAGCATACAATGCCCCAGCAGAGAAGTGCATCTCGCTCACCCTGAACGATCGACAATTCATGACTTTGACGGCCTTGCCTATGTGCCTGGATGACTATCGACTCATTCTAAGACCATCTTTCGAATTATCTCATCCCAACAGAACACAACGCTCGTTAATGGAACTGCCAGCCAAGGCTACCACAATAACAACGGCACAACGGAACCCCCTCCGACCACGGTACGAGAAAAATGGGGTAAAAACATCGAGTTTCTGCTATCCTGCGTGGCCCTCTCGGTCGGGTTTGGCAACGTGTGGCGCTTCCCGTACACAGCATTCAACAACGGCGGGGGAGCCTTCGTGATACCCTACCTGATAGTGCTGTTCATCGTTGGTCGTCCCGTGTACTATCTGGAGATGGTTTTGGGCCAATTCTCGAACCGGGGCTGCGTGAAGGTGTACGATTTGGCGCCGGTGATGCGTGGAATTGGCGTGGGCCAAACGATTGCCATTTTCACGGTCATCACCTACTATGCGGCGGTGTTGGCAATTACTTTCCGCTATCTGGTGGCATCTTTCAGTCTAGAACTACCGTGGGGTAAGTGTGACCCGGAGTGGGTGGACTGTGTGGATTCCAGCTTCATCGGGATGGCATCGGCGGGGAACAGGACACAGATTCAAACGTCGGCTGAGTTGTATTTTCGGTAGGTTATTTGTGGGCGCTTCGCTCGTGCAATTAACTTTGACAGTTTGGTTCTATTTTAGAAATACTGTGCTGCACAAAGCCGCCTCATTGGACGATGGAATTGGGACTCCAGATTGGAGGCTCGTACTTTGCCTGGTTGTGTCATGGACATGTATAGTCGCTATTTTGATTAGAGGTAACATTTGAATATGAAGCAAAAACGGAAGCATATAACAAATTCATTTCATTGCAGGCATCAAAAGCTCCGGAAAGTTTTCGTATTTTCTGGCAATTTTCCCCTACATTATAATATTTGTGCTACTGATTAGATCCGTCACATTGCCAGGAGCATGGAATGGTATCAAGTACTTCTTCACACCCCAGTGGGACAAGCTTCTGACAATCGAAGTGTGGTACGAAGCGGTGACTCAGTGCTTCTTCTCGCTGACCATCTGCTTCGGAGGGCTGATTGTGTACGCATCGTTCAACGATTTCCACAACAATATCTATCGGTGAGTATTGATGAATTTTGTCTTATCATAAAAAAGGCATATTTAGTAAGAGATTAGCATCTCGTACGAATTCTTCACGAATGACTCTAGatattgattatttttaatTCCAGCCACGCCGTCATCATCACCTGGCTGGACACCTTCACCTCCCTGATCGCTGGCTGCATTGTGTTCGGCATCATCGGTCACCTGGCACACGTTACCGAGCAGCCGGACATCCAGAAGGTGGTCAAAAGTGGACCTGGGTTGACCTTCGAAACATACCCAGACGCCATCGCTAAGTTCGATTTCCTGCCGCAACTGTTCTCGATACTGTTCTTCTTC
The Toxorhynchites rutilus septentrionalis strain SRP chromosome 2, ASM2978413v1, whole genome shotgun sequence genome window above contains:
- the LOC129767349 gene encoding sodium-dependent nutrient amino acid transporter 1-like, with amino-acid sequence MENNAYLSDDVSSVKIEGFTVISDRADRQNTTLVNGTASQGYHNNNGTTEPPPTTVREKWGKNIEFLLSCVALSVGFGNVWRFPYTAFNNGGGAFVIPYLIVLFIVGRPVYYLEMVLGQFSNRGCVKVYDLAPVMRGIGVGQTIAIFTVITYYAAVLAITFRYLVASFSLELPWGKCDPEWVDCVDSSFIGMASAGNRTQIQTSAELYFRNTVLHKAASLDDGIGTPDWRLVLCLVVSWTCIVAILIRGIKSSGKFSYFLAIFPYIIIFVLLIRSVTLPGAWNGIKYFFTPQWDKLLTIEVWYEAVTQCFFSLTICFGGLIVYASFNDFHNNIYRHAVIITWLDTFTSLIAGCIVFGIIGHLAHVTEQPDIQKVVKSGPGLTFETYPDAIAKFDFLPQLFSILFFFMLFLLGIGTLIGIVTSVITAIHDQNPHWKRWKVVLVVSFVGFCIGLVYITPGGLFILDLLDYYGATFVTLTLAVFELLTFAWIYGVDRVCKDIEFMLGVKTGLFWRICWGIVTPIVVLVILLVSIVNYVPKELPSGYNALGWCLYTVAVLQLPAWGIYAWFKDPSSDPSKKVKNIFNCMSDWGPEDPIVRSKYNTFISEHEADSPAEDFRVDKFIRRKLFK